The Vidua chalybeata isolate OUT-0048 chromosome 29, bVidCha1 merged haplotype, whole genome shotgun sequence genome window below encodes:
- the TOMM40L gene encoding mitochondrial import receptor subunit TOM40B isoform X8, translating to MGNAEGRAPRRAEPRGNPGSFDELHRLCKEVFPPQMEGVKLIVTKTLSSHFQVFPTLLGDMDSAGSLNAQALQLLGERLRAKAVFQTHQAKFVTWQFDGEYRGDDCTATLTLGNPDLLGGSERHRPPGAGRGARVPPAARRGGGHPHPGRQILGPELGDNAQRGLRGGPRQLLPPGQRAGAGGGGAGGQHAPAGDHLCLWLPAQPAASQRRLQRAPGQQLERGGGPGEEVAPPARDAGPGRLPEPLEKPLPLRLQRHRGLRDRGHGTGDRTAGTGDSRDSRTEGTGQQGQWDRGDRGQRGQDSRDSGTEGTGQQGQGTAGTGDSGTEGRGQQGQGTGRQGQGTAGTAGQRGQDSRDRGQQGHRGQDSRDRTVGTGQWGQDSGDRTEGTGQRGQRGQDSGDRTAGTGQRGQRGQDSGDRTAGTAGVWHCPAQGAARPGRAGATGTRGDTAGWGQRVTAPQGGWGSPLSPVPPSGIGGCCHWPSLLSPAPWRPCLSFPAVTHPGARVNKGALLCARWRPGVTLGDRGVTRGARLS from the exons ATGGGCAACGCCGagggccgggccccgcggcgGGCCGAGCCCCGCGGCAACCCCGGCAGCTTCGACGAGCTGCACCGGCTCTGCAAAG AGGTGTTCCCGCCGCAGATGGAGGGGGTGAAGCTGATCGTCACCAAGACCCTGAGCAGCCACTTCCAG gtgttccccaCGCTGCTCGGGGACATGGACAGCGCGGGCAGCCTGAACGCGcaggccctgcagctgctgggcgAGCGCCTCCGCGCCAAGGCCGTGTTCCAG ACGCACCAGGCCAAGTTCGTCACGTGGCAGTTCGACGGCGAGTACCGCGGCGACGACTGCACGGCCACGCTCACGCTGGGCAACCCCGACCTGCTGGGCGGCTCCG AGCGTCACCGCCCGCCTGGTGCTGGGCGGGGAGCTCGTGTACCACCGGCGGCCCGGAGAGGAGGGGGCCATCCTCACCCTGGCCGGCAAATACTCGG CCCCGAACTGGGTGACAACGCTCAACGTGGGCTACGGGGGGGCCCACGCCAGCTACTACCACCGGGCCAACGAGCAG GTGCAGGTGGGGGTGGAGCTGGAGGCCAACACGCGCCTGCAGGAGACCACCTTTGCCTTTGGCTACCAGCTCAACCTGCCGCGAGCCAACGTCGTCTTCAGAG ggCTCCTGGACAGCAACTGGAGCGTGGGGGGGGTCCTGGAGAAGAAGTTGCCCCCCCTGCCCGTGACGCTGGCCCTGGGCGCCTTCCTGAACCACTGGAGAAACCGCTTCCACTGCGGCTTCAGCGTCACCGTGGgctgagggacaggggacacgggacaggggacaggacagcagggacaggggacagcagggatagcaggacagaggggacaggacagcagggacagtgggacagaggggacaggggacagaggggacaggacagcagggacagtgggacagaggggacaggacagcagggacaggggacagcagggacaggggacagcgggacagaggggagaggacagcagggacaggggacaggacggcagggacaggggacagcagggacagcaggacagaggggacaggacagcagggacaggggacagcagggacacaggggacaggacagcagggacaggacagtggggacaggacagtggggacaggacagcggggacaggacagaggggacaggacagaggggacagcggggacaggacagcggggacaggacagcggggacaggacagaggggacagcggggacaggacagcggggacaggacagcggggacagcgggcgTGTGGCACTGTCCtgctcagggagctgccaggccGGGCCGTGCAGGTGCCACAGGGACccgcggggacacggcgggcTGGGGACAGCGAGTGACAGCGCCgcaggggggctgggggtccccattgtccccagtgccaccctctgGGATTGGTGGCTGCTGCCACTGGCCGTCCCTGTTGTCCCCGGCGCCGTGGCggccgtgcctcagtttccctgcgGTGACACACCCAGGAGCCCGGGTAAATAAAGGAGCTTTACTCTGTGCCCGGTGGCGGCCGGGGGTGACGCTTGGGGACCggggggtgacacggggggcCAGGCTCAGCTGA
- the TOMM40L gene encoding mitochondrial import receptor subunit TOM40B isoform X7 translates to MGNAEGRAPRRAEPRGNPGSFDELHRLCKAVSPAGDSRVPPEVFPPQMEGVKLIVTKTLSSHFQVFPTLLGDMDSAGSLNAQALQLLGERLRAKAVFQTHQAKFVTWQFDGEYRGDDCTATLTLGNPDLLGGSERHRPPGAGRGARVPPAARRGGGHPHPGRQILGPELGDNAQRGLRGGPRQLLPPGQRAGAGGGGAGGQHAPAGDHLCLWLPAQPAASQRRLQRAPGQQLERGGGPGEEVAPPARDAGPGRLPEPLEKPLPLRLQRHRGLRDRGHGTGDRTAGTGDSRDSRTEGTGQQGQWDRGDRGQRGQDSRDSGTEGTGQQGQGTAGTGDSGTEGRGQQGQGTGRQGQGTAGTAGQRGQDSRDRGQQGHRGQDSRDRTVGTGQWGQDSGDRTEGTGQRGQRGQDSGDRTAGTGQRGQRGQDSGDRTAGTAGVWHCPAQGAARPGRAGATGTRGDTAGWGQRVTAPQGGWGSPLSPVPPSGIGGCCHWPSLLSPAPWRPCLSFPAVTHPGARVNKGALLCARWRPGVTLGDRGVTRGARLS, encoded by the exons ATGGGCAACGCCGagggccgggccccgcggcgGGCCGAGCCCCGCGGCAACCCCGGCAGCTTCGACGAGCTGCACCGGCTCTGCAAAG CCGTGTCCCCAGCGGGTGACAGCCGTGTCCCCCCAGAGGTGTTCCCGCCGCAGATGGAGGGGGTGAAGCTGATCGTCACCAAGACCCTGAGCAGCCACTTCCAG gtgttccccaCGCTGCTCGGGGACATGGACAGCGCGGGCAGCCTGAACGCGcaggccctgcagctgctgggcgAGCGCCTCCGCGCCAAGGCCGTGTTCCAG ACGCACCAGGCCAAGTTCGTCACGTGGCAGTTCGACGGCGAGTACCGCGGCGACGACTGCACGGCCACGCTCACGCTGGGCAACCCCGACCTGCTGGGCGGCTCCG AGCGTCACCGCCCGCCTGGTGCTGGGCGGGGAGCTCGTGTACCACCGGCGGCCCGGAGAGGAGGGGGCCATCCTCACCCTGGCCGGCAAATACTCGG CCCCGAACTGGGTGACAACGCTCAACGTGGGCTACGGGGGGGCCCACGCCAGCTACTACCACCGGGCCAACGAGCAG GTGCAGGTGGGGGTGGAGCTGGAGGCCAACACGCGCCTGCAGGAGACCACCTTTGCCTTTGGCTACCAGCTCAACCTGCCGCGAGCCAACGTCGTCTTCAGAG ggCTCCTGGACAGCAACTGGAGCGTGGGGGGGGTCCTGGAGAAGAAGTTGCCCCCCCTGCCCGTGACGCTGGCCCTGGGCGCCTTCCTGAACCACTGGAGAAACCGCTTCCACTGCGGCTTCAGCGTCACCGTGGgctgagggacaggggacacgggacaggggacaggacagcagggacaggggacagcagggatagcaggacagaggggacaggacagcagggacagtgggacagaggggacaggggacagaggggacaggacagcagggacagtgggacagaggggacaggacagcagggacaggggacagcagggacaggggacagcgggacagaggggagaggacagcagggacaggggacaggacggcagggacaggggacagcagggacagcaggacagaggggacaggacagcagggacaggggacagcagggacacaggggacaggacagcagggacaggacagtggggacaggacagtggggacaggacagcggggacaggacagaggggacaggacagaggggacagcggggacaggacagcggggacaggacagcggggacaggacagaggggacagcggggacaggacagcggggacaggacagcggggacagcgggcgTGTGGCACTGTCCtgctcagggagctgccaggccGGGCCGTGCAGGTGCCACAGGGACccgcggggacacggcgggcTGGGGACAGCGAGTGACAGCGCCgcaggggggctgggggtccccattgtccccagtgccaccctctgGGATTGGTGGCTGCTGCCACTGGCCGTCCCTGTTGTCCCCGGCGCCGTGGCggccgtgcctcagtttccctgcgGTGACACACCCAGGAGCCCGGGTAAATAAAGGAGCTTTACTCTGTGCCCGGTGGCGGCCGGGGGTGACGCTTGGGGACCggggggtgacacggggggcCAGGCTCAGCTGA
- the TOMM40L gene encoding mitochondrial import receptor subunit TOM40B isoform X5, whose product MGNAEGRAPRRAEPRGNPGSFDELHRLCKAGDSRVPPEVFPPQMEGVKLIVTKTLSSHFQVTHTVHMSTLGPSGYRFNATFVGDRQLGPTEVFPTLLGDMDSAGSLNAQALQLLGERLRAKAVFQTHQAKFVTWQFDGEYRGDDCTATLTLGNPDLLGGSERHRPPGAGRGARVPPAARRGGGHPHPGRQILGPELGDNAQRGLRGGPRQLLPPGQRAGAGGGGAGGQHAPAGDHLCLWLPAQPAASQRRLQRAPGQQLERGGGPGEEVAPPARDAGPGRLPEPLEKPLPLRLQRHRGLRDRGHGTGDRTAGTGDSRDSRTEGTGQQGQWDRGDRGQRGQDSRDSGTEGTGQQGQGTAGTGDSGTEGRGQQGQGTGRQGQGTAGTAGQRGQDSRDRGQQGHRGQDSRDRTVGTGQWGQDSGDRTEGTGQRGQRGQDSGDRTAGTGQRGQRGQDSGDRTAGTAGVWHCPAQGAARPGRAGATGTRGDTAGWGQRVTAPQGGWGSPLSPVPPSGIGGCCHWPSLLSPAPWRPCLSFPAVTHPGARVNKGALLCARWRPGVTLGDRGVTRGARLS is encoded by the exons ATGGGCAACGCCGagggccgggccccgcggcgGGCCGAGCCCCGCGGCAACCCCGGCAGCTTCGACGAGCTGCACCGGCTCTGCAAAG CGGGTGACAGCCGTGTCCCCCCAGAGGTGTTCCCGCCGCAGATGGAGGGGGTGAAGCTGATCGTCACCAAGACCCTGAGCAGCCACTTCCAG gtgacaCACACGGTGCACATGAGCACCCTGGGCCCCTCCGGCTACCGCTTCAACGCCACCTTCGTGGGCGACCGCCAGCTGGGGCCCACCGAG gtgttccccaCGCTGCTCGGGGACATGGACAGCGCGGGCAGCCTGAACGCGcaggccctgcagctgctgggcgAGCGCCTCCGCGCCAAGGCCGTGTTCCAG ACGCACCAGGCCAAGTTCGTCACGTGGCAGTTCGACGGCGAGTACCGCGGCGACGACTGCACGGCCACGCTCACGCTGGGCAACCCCGACCTGCTGGGCGGCTCCG AGCGTCACCGCCCGCCTGGTGCTGGGCGGGGAGCTCGTGTACCACCGGCGGCCCGGAGAGGAGGGGGCCATCCTCACCCTGGCCGGCAAATACTCGG CCCCGAACTGGGTGACAACGCTCAACGTGGGCTACGGGGGGGCCCACGCCAGCTACTACCACCGGGCCAACGAGCAG GTGCAGGTGGGGGTGGAGCTGGAGGCCAACACGCGCCTGCAGGAGACCACCTTTGCCTTTGGCTACCAGCTCAACCTGCCGCGAGCCAACGTCGTCTTCAGAG ggCTCCTGGACAGCAACTGGAGCGTGGGGGGGGTCCTGGAGAAGAAGTTGCCCCCCCTGCCCGTGACGCTGGCCCTGGGCGCCTTCCTGAACCACTGGAGAAACCGCTTCCACTGCGGCTTCAGCGTCACCGTGGgctgagggacaggggacacgggacaggggacaggacagcagggacaggggacagcagggatagcaggacagaggggacaggacagcagggacagtgggacagaggggacaggggacagaggggacaggacagcagggacagtgggacagaggggacaggacagcagggacaggggacagcagggacaggggacagcgggacagaggggagaggacagcagggacaggggacaggacggcagggacaggggacagcagggacagcaggacagaggggacaggacagcagggacaggggacagcagggacacaggggacaggacagcagggacaggacagtggggacaggacagtggggacaggacagcggggacaggacagaggggacaggacagaggggacagcggggacaggacagcggggacaggacagcggggacaggacagaggggacagcggggacaggacagcggggacaggacagcggggacagcgggcgTGTGGCACTGTCCtgctcagggagctgccaggccGGGCCGTGCAGGTGCCACAGGGACccgcggggacacggcgggcTGGGGACAGCGAGTGACAGCGCCgcaggggggctgggggtccccattgtccccagtgccaccctctgGGATTGGTGGCTGCTGCCACTGGCCGTCCCTGTTGTCCCCGGCGCCGTGGCggccgtgcctcagtttccctgcgGTGACACACCCAGGAGCCCGGGTAAATAAAGGAGCTTTACTCTGTGCCCGGTGGCGGCCGGGGGTGACGCTTGGGGACCggggggtgacacggggggcCAGGCTCAGCTGA
- the TOMM40L gene encoding mitochondrial import receptor subunit TOM40B isoform X4, giving the protein MGNAEGRAPRRAEPRGNPGSFDELHRLCKAVSPAGDSRVPPEVFPPQMEGVKLIVTKTLSSHFQVTHTVHMSTLGPSGYRFNATFVGDRQLGPTEVFPTLLGDMDSAGSLNAQALQLLGERLRAKAVFQTHQAKFVTWQFDGEYRGDDCTATLTLGNPDLLGGSERHRPPGAGRGARVPPAARRGGGHPHPGRQILGPELGDNAQRGLRGGPRQLLPPGQRAGAGGGGAGGQHAPAGDHLCLWLPAQPAASQRRLQRAPGQQLERGGGPGEEVAPPARDAGPGRLPEPLEKPLPLRLQRHRGLRDRGHGTGDRTAGTGDSRDSRTEGTGQQGQWDRGDRGQRGQDSRDSGTEGTGQQGQGTAGTGDSGTEGRGQQGQGTGRQGQGTAGTAGQRGQDSRDRGQQGHRGQDSRDRTVGTGQWGQDSGDRTEGTGQRGQRGQDSGDRTAGTGQRGQRGQDSGDRTAGTAGVWHCPAQGAARPGRAGATGTRGDTAGWGQRVTAPQGGWGSPLSPVPPSGIGGCCHWPSLLSPAPWRPCLSFPAVTHPGARVNKGALLCARWRPGVTLGDRGVTRGARLS; this is encoded by the exons ATGGGCAACGCCGagggccgggccccgcggcgGGCCGAGCCCCGCGGCAACCCCGGCAGCTTCGACGAGCTGCACCGGCTCTGCAAAG CCGTGTCCCCAGCGGGTGACAGCCGTGTCCCCCCAGAGGTGTTCCCGCCGCAGATGGAGGGGGTGAAGCTGATCGTCACCAAGACCCTGAGCAGCCACTTCCAG gtgacaCACACGGTGCACATGAGCACCCTGGGCCCCTCCGGCTACCGCTTCAACGCCACCTTCGTGGGCGACCGCCAGCTGGGGCCCACCGAG gtgttccccaCGCTGCTCGGGGACATGGACAGCGCGGGCAGCCTGAACGCGcaggccctgcagctgctgggcgAGCGCCTCCGCGCCAAGGCCGTGTTCCAG ACGCACCAGGCCAAGTTCGTCACGTGGCAGTTCGACGGCGAGTACCGCGGCGACGACTGCACGGCCACGCTCACGCTGGGCAACCCCGACCTGCTGGGCGGCTCCG AGCGTCACCGCCCGCCTGGTGCTGGGCGGGGAGCTCGTGTACCACCGGCGGCCCGGAGAGGAGGGGGCCATCCTCACCCTGGCCGGCAAATACTCGG CCCCGAACTGGGTGACAACGCTCAACGTGGGCTACGGGGGGGCCCACGCCAGCTACTACCACCGGGCCAACGAGCAG GTGCAGGTGGGGGTGGAGCTGGAGGCCAACACGCGCCTGCAGGAGACCACCTTTGCCTTTGGCTACCAGCTCAACCTGCCGCGAGCCAACGTCGTCTTCAGAG ggCTCCTGGACAGCAACTGGAGCGTGGGGGGGGTCCTGGAGAAGAAGTTGCCCCCCCTGCCCGTGACGCTGGCCCTGGGCGCCTTCCTGAACCACTGGAGAAACCGCTTCCACTGCGGCTTCAGCGTCACCGTGGgctgagggacaggggacacgggacaggggacaggacagcagggacaggggacagcagggatagcaggacagaggggacaggacagcagggacagtgggacagaggggacaggggacagaggggacaggacagcagggacagtgggacagaggggacaggacagcagggacaggggacagcagggacaggggacagcgggacagaggggagaggacagcagggacaggggacaggacggcagggacaggggacagcagggacagcaggacagaggggacaggacagcagggacaggggacagcagggacacaggggacaggacagcagggacaggacagtggggacaggacagtggggacaggacagcggggacaggacagaggggacaggacagaggggacagcggggacaggacagcggggacaggacagcggggacaggacagaggggacagcggggacaggacagcggggacaggacagcggggacagcgggcgTGTGGCACTGTCCtgctcagggagctgccaggccGGGCCGTGCAGGTGCCACAGGGACccgcggggacacggcgggcTGGGGACAGCGAGTGACAGCGCCgcaggggggctgggggtccccattgtccccagtgccaccctctgGGATTGGTGGCTGCTGCCACTGGCCGTCCCTGTTGTCCCCGGCGCCGTGGCggccgtgcctcagtttccctgcgGTGACACACCCAGGAGCCCGGGTAAATAAAGGAGCTTTACTCTGTGCCCGGTGGCGGCCGGGGGTGACGCTTGGGGACCggggggtgacacggggggcCAGGCTCAGCTGA
- the TOMM40L gene encoding mitochondrial import receptor subunit TOM40B isoform X6 — protein sequence MGNAEGRAPRRAEPRGNPGSFDELHRLCKEVFPPQMEGVKLIVTKTLSSHFQVTHTVHMSTLGPSGYRFNATFVGDRQLGPTEVFPTLLGDMDSAGSLNAQALQLLGERLRAKAVFQTHQAKFVTWQFDGEYRGDDCTATLTLGNPDLLGGSERHRPPGAGRGARVPPAARRGGGHPHPGRQILGPELGDNAQRGLRGGPRQLLPPGQRAGAGGGGAGGQHAPAGDHLCLWLPAQPAASQRRLQRAPGQQLERGGGPGEEVAPPARDAGPGRLPEPLEKPLPLRLQRHRGLRDRGHGTGDRTAGTGDSRDSRTEGTGQQGQWDRGDRGQRGQDSRDSGTEGTGQQGQGTAGTGDSGTEGRGQQGQGTGRQGQGTAGTAGQRGQDSRDRGQQGHRGQDSRDRTVGTGQWGQDSGDRTEGTGQRGQRGQDSGDRTAGTGQRGQRGQDSGDRTAGTAGVWHCPAQGAARPGRAGATGTRGDTAGWGQRVTAPQGGWGSPLSPVPPSGIGGCCHWPSLLSPAPWRPCLSFPAVTHPGARVNKGALLCARWRPGVTLGDRGVTRGARLS from the exons ATGGGCAACGCCGagggccgggccccgcggcgGGCCGAGCCCCGCGGCAACCCCGGCAGCTTCGACGAGCTGCACCGGCTCTGCAAAG AGGTGTTCCCGCCGCAGATGGAGGGGGTGAAGCTGATCGTCACCAAGACCCTGAGCAGCCACTTCCAG gtgacaCACACGGTGCACATGAGCACCCTGGGCCCCTCCGGCTACCGCTTCAACGCCACCTTCGTGGGCGACCGCCAGCTGGGGCCCACCGAG gtgttccccaCGCTGCTCGGGGACATGGACAGCGCGGGCAGCCTGAACGCGcaggccctgcagctgctgggcgAGCGCCTCCGCGCCAAGGCCGTGTTCCAG ACGCACCAGGCCAAGTTCGTCACGTGGCAGTTCGACGGCGAGTACCGCGGCGACGACTGCACGGCCACGCTCACGCTGGGCAACCCCGACCTGCTGGGCGGCTCCG AGCGTCACCGCCCGCCTGGTGCTGGGCGGGGAGCTCGTGTACCACCGGCGGCCCGGAGAGGAGGGGGCCATCCTCACCCTGGCCGGCAAATACTCGG CCCCGAACTGGGTGACAACGCTCAACGTGGGCTACGGGGGGGCCCACGCCAGCTACTACCACCGGGCCAACGAGCAG GTGCAGGTGGGGGTGGAGCTGGAGGCCAACACGCGCCTGCAGGAGACCACCTTTGCCTTTGGCTACCAGCTCAACCTGCCGCGAGCCAACGTCGTCTTCAGAG ggCTCCTGGACAGCAACTGGAGCGTGGGGGGGGTCCTGGAGAAGAAGTTGCCCCCCCTGCCCGTGACGCTGGCCCTGGGCGCCTTCCTGAACCACTGGAGAAACCGCTTCCACTGCGGCTTCAGCGTCACCGTGGgctgagggacaggggacacgggacaggggacaggacagcagggacaggggacagcagggatagcaggacagaggggacaggacagcagggacagtgggacagaggggacaggggacagaggggacaggacagcagggacagtgggacagaggggacaggacagcagggacaggggacagcagggacaggggacagcgggacagaggggagaggacagcagggacaggggacaggacggcagggacaggggacagcagggacagcaggacagaggggacaggacagcagggacaggggacagcagggacacaggggacaggacagcagggacaggacagtggggacaggacagtggggacaggacagcggggacaggacagaggggacaggacagaggggacagcggggacaggacagcggggacaggacagcggggacaggacagaggggacagcggggacaggacagcggggacaggacagcggggacagcgggcgTGTGGCACTGTCCtgctcagggagctgccaggccGGGCCGTGCAGGTGCCACAGGGACccgcggggacacggcgggcTGGGGACAGCGAGTGACAGCGCCgcaggggggctgggggtccccattgtccccagtgccaccctctgGGATTGGTGGCTGCTGCCACTGGCCGTCCCTGTTGTCCCCGGCGCCGTGGCggccgtgcctcagtttccctgcgGTGACACACCCAGGAGCCCGGGTAAATAAAGGAGCTTTACTCTGTGCCCGGTGGCGGCCGGGGGTGACGCTTGGGGACCggggggtgacacggggggcCAGGCTCAGCTGA